A genomic region of Planococcus kocurii contains the following coding sequences:
- the odhB gene encoding 2-oxoglutarate dehydrogenase complex dihydrolipoyllysine-residue succinyltransferase: MAEIKVPELAESITEGTIAQWLKQPGETVEKGEFIVELETDKVNVEVISEEAGVVQELLAQEGDTVEVGQVIAIVGEGSGEAAAPKTEEAPKSEEPAKTVAPATQEPVEKDPAAEEQSSSDRTIASPAARKLAREKGIDLAAISPVDPMGRVRVQDVEAHGSKPVASTPAAKAEAPKTAKPSSDEENGRVVREKMTRRRQTIAKRLLEVRQSTAMLTTFNEIDMTNVMALRSRKKDQFLKNNDVKLGFMSFFTKAVTAALKKYPYVNAELEGTDVLLKQFYDVGIAVSTEEGLVVPIVRDTDKKNFAEIEATIGELAKKARDKKLSIADMTGGSFTITNGGVFGSLLSTPILNGTQVGILGMHSIQKRPVAIGDEVEIRPMMYVALSYDHRVIDGSDSVGFLKMVKDMIENPEDLLLES; encoded by the coding sequence GTGGCAGAGATCAAAGTACCAGAATTAGCAGAATCGATTACAGAAGGAACAATCGCTCAGTGGCTTAAACAGCCAGGCGAAACAGTTGAAAAAGGAGAATTCATCGTTGAGCTAGAAACAGATAAAGTTAACGTTGAAGTTATTTCTGAAGAAGCTGGAGTGGTTCAAGAACTTTTAGCACAAGAAGGCGATACGGTTGAAGTTGGACAAGTGATCGCGATCGTTGGTGAAGGTTCTGGCGAAGCTGCAGCACCTAAAACTGAAGAAGCTCCTAAATCGGAAGAGCCAGCTAAAACAGTAGCTCCTGCAACTCAAGAACCTGTAGAAAAAGATCCAGCAGCTGAAGAGCAATCTTCTTCTGACCGTACCATTGCAAGCCCAGCAGCTCGCAAATTGGCACGTGAAAAAGGAATCGATCTGGCTGCGATTTCTCCAGTAGATCCGATGGGCCGTGTACGCGTTCAAGATGTTGAAGCTCACGGATCAAAACCTGTAGCTAGTACACCTGCTGCAAAAGCAGAAGCACCTAAAACTGCTAAACCTTCTTCTGATGAAGAAAATGGTCGCGTTGTTCGTGAAAAAATGACAAGACGCCGTCAAACAATTGCAAAACGTCTTCTTGAAGTAAGACAATCGACTGCAATGTTGACAACATTCAACGAAATCGACATGACAAATGTTATGGCATTGCGTAGCCGCAAAAAAGATCAATTCCTTAAAAATAACGATGTGAAACTTGGCTTTATGTCATTCTTCACAAAAGCAGTTACTGCTGCACTAAAAAAATACCCATATGTTAATGCTGAATTAGAAGGTACAGATGTATTGCTAAAACAGTTTTACGATGTAGGAATTGCGGTTTCAACTGAAGAAGGACTTGTGGTACCGATCGTTCGCGACACGGACAAAAAGAACTTTGCTGAAATTGAAGCAACAATTGGCGAACTTGCTAAAAAAGCTCGCGATAAAAAGCTTTCAATCGCAGACATGACAGGCGGTTCATTCACAATTACGAACGGTGGCGTCTTTGGTTCATTACTATCTACACCGATTTTAAATGGTACGCAAGTAGGTATCCTTGGAATGCACTCAATTCAAAAACGTCCAGTAGCTATTGGTGATGAAGTTGAAATTCGTCCAATGATGTACGTGGCTCTTTCATACGATCACCGTGTAATTGATGGAAGCGATTCTGTTGGTTTCTTAAAAATGGTCAAAGACATGATCGAAAACCCAGAAGATCTATTGCTAGAATCTTAA
- a CDS encoding DedA family protein: MDISFLIELIQKHGYISMFIFNWLLLFGLPVPNEVAAALSGVLTEISDFKPTYAFLSAYAGLITSNTFAYFIGRSLGHRLLMRLSGTRLKQPISRFSEFLEKRGEWAIALSFFLPGIRWAMPYVVGANRFPVMRYMMFAYTAGFVWLLVYFNVGRTFPYAYETILEHVQVFLILLSFVVVMVVLLRYLYLAKFTKK, from the coding sequence ATGGATATTTCATTTTTAATCGAATTGATACAAAAGCATGGATACATAAGCATGTTCATATTCAACTGGCTTCTGTTATTTGGCTTACCCGTTCCAAATGAAGTAGCAGCGGCTTTATCAGGCGTGTTAACAGAAATTAGTGACTTTAAGCCAACGTATGCTTTTTTATCAGCGTATGCAGGATTGATTACTAGCAATACATTTGCTTATTTTATCGGTCGTAGCTTAGGGCATCGCTTGCTAATGCGATTAAGCGGCACCCGTCTGAAGCAACCTATCAGTCGATTTAGTGAGTTTCTGGAAAAAAGAGGAGAATGGGCAATTGCTCTTAGTTTTTTCCTGCCGGGTATTCGTTGGGCCATGCCTTATGTTGTGGGGGCTAACCGCTTTCCGGTTATGCGTTATATGATGTTTGCCTATACAGCTGGATTTGTCTGGCTGCTCGTTTATTTTAATGTCGGCAGAACATTTCCTTATGCCTATGAGACAATTCTCGAGCACGTACAAGTGTTTCTAATTTTACTGTCGTTTGTTGTTGTAATGGTTGTGCTATTGCGTTATTTGTATCTTGCGAAATTTACGAAAAAGTAA
- a CDS encoding DUF6501 family protein, which translates to MIHNEWLAKETIKTVTCKHTDAAKFLVSNVLTAGKEYEVKNETEEFIFVVDNTGKIGGFYKTYFES; encoded by the coding sequence ATGATTCATAACGAATGGTTAGCAAAAGAAACAATCAAAACCGTTACATGTAAGCATACAGACGCAGCTAAATTTTTGGTTTCGAATGTACTAACTGCAGGTAAAGAATATGAAGTTAAAAACGAAACCGAAGAATTCATTTTTGTAGTGGACAATACCGGAAAAATTGGTGGGTTCTATAAAACTTATTTCGAATCATAA
- a CDS encoding ATP-binding protein, with amino-acid sequence MSLIEQDIANRQQRNHEEYDKLIGKSGYIAPDDHLWQDILSAIVLRKPVLLKGPTGAGKTKLAESISSLFGQPMQSINCSVDLDAEALLGFKTLVQRDGQSIIEFVEGPVVTAMKKGHFLYIDEINMAKAETLPILHSALDHRRMMTNPFTGEVIEAHPDFGVISAINEGYIGTAPMNEALKNRFIAYPIPYLTGQQLADLWDREFPDAEESLKSFILNLAEDLMKQVKNGLLSEEAASIRSLLDATALSQHMDPLRAVQYAIAEKLDDESERDLFMDLAHTWKK; translated from the coding sequence ATGTCATTGATTGAGCAAGATATTGCAAATAGACAACAACGAAATCATGAAGAATACGATAAATTGATTGGTAAGTCAGGATATATTGCACCGGACGACCATCTTTGGCAAGACATTTTATCTGCAATTGTGTTACGGAAGCCTGTTCTATTAAAAGGACCAACGGGCGCCGGCAAGACAAAGCTTGCAGAAAGTATTTCATCGCTTTTTGGCCAGCCGATGCAAAGTATCAATTGTTCCGTAGATCTTGATGCAGAAGCGCTTTTAGGATTTAAAACGTTGGTACAGCGAGACGGACAAAGCATCATCGAGTTTGTTGAAGGACCTGTCGTGACAGCGATGAAAAAAGGCCATTTCCTTTATATTGATGAAATCAATATGGCTAAAGCAGAAACTTTACCAATTCTCCACAGCGCCTTGGACCATCGTCGAATGATGACCAATCCGTTTACAGGAGAAGTGATTGAAGCTCATCCTGATTTCGGTGTGATTTCAGCGATAAATGAAGGCTACATTGGGACTGCTCCTATGAATGAAGCATTAAAAAATCGATTTATTGCTTATCCGATTCCATATTTAACGGGTCAGCAATTAGCTGACTTATGGGACCGCGAATTCCCAGATGCAGAAGAAAGTTTGAAATCGTTTATCCTGAATTTAGCAGAGGATTTAATGAAACAAGTAAAAAATGGCTTATTATCAGAAGAAGCGGCTTCGATTCGAAGTTTGCTAGATGCAACGGCTCTATCTCAACATATGGACCCTCTGCGCGCAGTACAATACGCCATTGCAGAAAAATTAGATGATGAAAGTGAACGTGATTTGTTCATGGACTTGGCTCATACTTGGAAAAAGTAG